One stretch of Gopherus flavomarginatus isolate rGopFla2 chromosome 2, rGopFla2.mat.asm, whole genome shotgun sequence DNA includes these proteins:
- the COLEC12 gene encoding collectin-12, whose amino-acid sequence MKDDFAEEEEVQSFGYKRFGIQEGTQCTKCKNNWALKFSIILLYILCALLTITVAILGYKVVEKMDNVTGGMETSHRRYAEKLSEVESGLKKLDDQTGQKDMSTNKELSSFRSDILALRQQLQEIAEKTTKNKDTLEKLQDSGNVLDDRQSQMKGILDSNSFMIISVNKTLQAYTGYINNLQQDTSNIQTNLQSQMHSHNVVIMNLNNLNLTQVQQRNLISVLQRSVDDTSQAIQRIKNDFQNLQQVVLQARKDTDWLKEKVQNLQMLAVNNSALAKANNDTLEDMNSQLSSFSGQMENITTVAQANEQNLKDLQEHHKDYANRTSAKFNQLEERFQLFETDIVNIISNISYTAHHLRTLTSNLNEVRTTCTDTLSKHTDDLTFMNNTLANIRLDSTSLRMQQDVMRSRLDIEVANLSLIMEEMKMVDSKHGQLIKNFTILQGPPGPRGPKGERGPQGPFGLTGLKGQKGEKGEPGPPGPAGEKGPVGPIGPPGEKGGKGSRGSPGSKGQRGSTGKTGLPGPNGDPGPPGPPGKDGPPGPPGPPGFQGLQGTVGEPGVPGPRGLPGLPGIPGLPGPPGPPGPGMPLALKSEPTSIPEANGCSAHWKNFTEKCYYFSSEREVFEDAKVFCDEKSSHLVIINNKEEQQWIKRQTAGKGNFWIGLTDSEQENEWRWLDGTVPEYTNWKSGQPDNWSTGQGPGEDCAGLISAGLWNDFQCEGVNSFICEKDMDKA is encoded by the exons TTGTAGAAAAAATGGACAACGTTACAGGTGGCATGGAGACATCCCACAGAAGATACGCTGAGAAACTCTCAGAAGTGGAGAGTGGCCTGAAGAAATTAG ATGACCAAACTGGACAAAAAGATATGAGCACTAACAAAGAACTTTCTAGCTTCAGATCTGACATTCTGGCTCTTCGCCAGCAGCTTCAGGAGATTGCAGAGAAAACCACCAAAAACAAGGATACACTGGAGAAGCTACAAGATTCTGGAAATGTATTAGATGACAGGCAGAGCCAAATGAAAGGTATCTTGGATAGCAACTCTTTCATGATCATCAGCGTCAATAAAACTCTCCAAGCATACACTGGCTATATCAACAATCTCCAACAAGACACAAGTAATATCCAAACAAATTTGCAAAGCCAGATGCATTCTCATAATGTGGTTATCATGAATCTAAACAACTTAAATCTGACACAAGTTCAGCAAAGAAATCTTATCAGTGTTTTGCAGAGGTCTGTGGATGATACAAGTCAGGCTATCCAAAGAATCAAGAATGACTTTCAAAATCTGCAACAGGTTGTCCTTCAAGCACGAAAGGACACTGATTGGCTTAAGGAGAAAGTGCAGAATTTACAGATGTTAGCAGTCAACAACTCAGCATTGGCCAAAGCTAATAATGATACACTTGAAGACATGAACAGTCAACTTAGCTCATTCAGTGGACAAATGGAGAACATCACCACAGTTGCACAAGCCAATGAACAAAATCTTAAGGATCTGCAGGAGCATCATAAAGATTATGCGAACAGAACTTCTGCCAAGTTTAACCAGCTAGAAGAGCGCTTTCAGCTCTTTGAGACAGATATAGTCAATATCATTAGCAACATCAGCTATACTGCGCATCACCTGCGGACACTGACTAGCAATCTCAATGAGGTTAGGACAACTTGTACAGACACCTTAAGTAAACACACAGATGACCTGACTTTTATGAACAACACACTAGCCAATATTCGTTTAGATTCTACATCTCTCAGGATGCAACAGGATGTGATGAGATCAAGATTAGATATTGAAGTTGCAAATTTATCACTAATTATGGAAGAAATGAAGATGGTAGATTCCAAACATGGCCAGCTTATCAAGAACTTCACAATACTGCAAG GCCCTCCAGGTCCAAGGGGACCTAAAGGTGAGAGGGGACCCCAAGGACCTTTTGGTCTCACTGGCCTAAAAGGGCAAAAAGGAGAAAAAGGTGAGCCAGGGCCACCAGGACCTGCCGGTGAAAAGGGCCCAGTTGGGCCAATCGGGCCACCAGGAGAAAAAGGTGGGAAAGGTTCAAGAGGATCACCTGGCTCCAAAGGTCAGAGAGGTTCTACTGGCAAGACTGGTCTGCCAGGACCTAATGGAGACCCTGGACCACCAGGACCACCTGGCAAAGATGGTCCTCCAGGTCCACCAGGTCCACCTGGATTTCAAGGATTGCAAGGAACTGTTGGCGAGCCTGGGGTACCTGGACCTCGAGGACTGCCTGGTCTGCCTGGCATACCAGGGCTGCCTGGGCCACCTGGGCCACCAGGTCCAGGGATGCCTCTGGCACTGAAAAGTGAGCCAACATCAATACCTGAGGCTAACG GTTGTTCTGCTCATTGGAAGAACTTTACAGAAAAATGCTACTACTTTTCATCTGAAAGAGAAGTTTTTGAAGATGCAAAAGTTTTCTGTGACGAGAAGTCCTCACATCTGGTTATCATAAACAATAAAGAGGAGCAG CAATGGATAAAAAGACAGACTGCTGGGAAAGGCAACTTCTGGATTGGGCTCACAGATTCAGAGCAAGAGAATGAGTGGAGATGGCTGGATGGAACCGTACCAGAGTACAC aaactggaaaagTGGGCAGCCTGATAACTGGAGTACTGGGCAAGGGCCAGGGGAAGATTGTGCTGGATTAATCTCTGCTGGGCTCTGGAATGACTTTCAGTGTGAAGGTGTTAACAGTTTTATTTGTGAAAAAGACATGGACAAAG CCTAG